GTATCCGCCGTTCGAGAATCTGAACCTAACCACAAACGAGCTGGAGGGGATCGATATCGAGATCATGTATTACATTGCGGACAAACTTGGCGTCCAGATCGAATGGAAGATGATGGACTTCGACCCGTTGTTCGCAGCGGTCCAGACCGGACAGCTCGATTGCGCAATATCCTCGATCACAATAACCGAAGAACGTGACGAGGTCAACGACTTCACAATACCCTATTACGTGGCCAACCAAGCGGTTCTGGTCAGGGAGGAGAGCACCATCGCGAGTATCGAGGACCTATACGGGAAGAAGATCATCACCCAGCTCGGTACCACAGGTCAGTATTGGGTCGATGCCAACCTCGTTGATACGAACAAGATCGATGCGGATGACCACACCAAGTTTGCCGATGTACCTGCAGCCGTACTAACGGTCGAGAACAATCAACAGGACGCCTTCGTTGTAGACACCCCAGTAGCTTGGAAGTATGCCAACGACACCGCCTACAACCTGAAGGTCGGGTTCATCATCTATACCATGGAGCAATATGGGATTCTTATACCTCAAGGTGAGCCTGAGCTGAAGAAGGCCATGGACGATGCTATCGCCGAAATGATCGCTGATGGCACGCTCGAAGAGATCATGCTGAGATGGCTGATCTAAAAACCCCTTTCACTATAATTTTTTTACATATCTTAATAAAGATCGAGCAGAGGTCTCAATATGGCGGTCGAGATCAGATGGGGAATAATCCCGGAGAACATTGATTCCTTTTTAGATGGCCTAGAGGTAACGCTCAAGATAGCGGTGATATCCGTCCTTCTGGGCTTCATCGGAGGGATAATAATCGGGATGGGGAGGATATCCCGGAATCCTGTGACATATGGGCTCTCGACCGTATATGTTGAGGCCTTCAGAGGTACCCCTTTGCTGATACAGATATTTCTTGTCTATCTAGGTCTTCCTCAACTGGGGATCTACATAGATAGTCCGTTCATCGCCGGACTGATAGCATTGTCATTAAACAGTGCCGCTTATCAAGCCGAGATATTCAGAGGAGGGGTACAATCCATATCAAAAGGTCAGATGGAGGCTGCACGGTCACTGGGCCTAAGCTATAATCAGGCCATGATGAAGGTCATCATCCCACAGGCCATCCGGAACGCCCTCCCTCCATACACGAACGAGTTCA
This genomic window from Methanomassiliicoccales archaeon contains:
- a CDS encoding amino acid ABC transporter permease produces the protein MAVEIRWGIIPENIDSFLDGLEVTLKIAVISVLLGFIGGIIIGMGRISRNPVTYGLSTVYVEAFRGTPLLIQIFLVYLGLPQLGIYIDSPFIAGLIALSLNSAAYQAEIFRGGVQSISKGQMEAARSLGLSYNQAMMKVIIPQAIRNALPPYTNEFITMIKDSSLVITIGVMELTMTGKLISSSSGQSIPVLLFVAFLYFILTFSTARIMRFVEKRFAIPGMMGCE
- a CDS encoding amino acid ABC transporter substrate-binding protein, which translates into the protein MKKKGMKPIMLVAIAIVLIVALVSVVVLGGFLDNDDENALERIQRKGKIVVGTQVPYPPFENLNLTTNELEGIDIEIMYYIADKLGVQIEWKMMDFDPLFAAVQTGQLDCAISSITITEERDEVNDFTIPYYVANQAVLVREESTIASIEDLYGKKIITQLGTTGQYWVDANLVDTNKIDADDHTKFADVPAAVLTVENNQQDAFVVDTPVAWKYANDTAYNLKVGFIIYTMEQYGILIPQGEPELKKAMDDAIAEMIADGTLEEIMLRWLI